Part of the Ciona intestinalis chromosome 6, KH, whole genome shotgun sequence genome, CAACGGTGGACGAATATGTACCTAATTTTACATGCAATGTGCGCAGACTATTTTTTACACTTGGTTTTATACATATGATCAATAGGATATTACAAAATGCTTTTTTACTGCGACGAATCTCGCAAAATTTAACCGATTTGATTGTCCTTACCGCAAAGATTCGAATACCAAGTTCCGAAGAACAGGCAGTTTAAATAGAACTATCCCTATAAACGTTTTACACTAGAGCCTATCTTTGCCCAAGTTTTCGGTTACACAAATACCCTTAAAATTTCCTTTTGTGGCAGTATGCCTAAAACAAGTGCggatgtttaaaacagaagcGCATATCGCAGAAACTACTAAAGACATACCAAACAGATTCATAAATTACTAAGTATTTcaatcaaacaattaacacttctatattcttaatttttttacaaaaatatcaagttAACTTACCGGCAAGCCTTAGAGATGACATACGTTGAAATTCTGGTTCCTGAAGCCATTTCCACATCCTTCGGAAGGTCTCGCGTCCACTCTTCAGTTTTGACCACGGTTTAGGATTGCGTAGAAGATCCGAAAGTGTGCCTTGGCTTCTACAAAGCACCCTTTGTGCAAAAATTGCTTGCGGGATGCTATAACGTTTAAGTTCTTGGGTGATTTTCGAAGCAACCTCTTTCGTGTTGACTTCTTCGATCTGTTGAGTGCGGGAAGAGCTAGCGGAGTTAGATGAATGCGGTTGGAGGCCCGACCCTCCGAGGCGATCGCTGCCGGAATGGCGCTTTCCATTGTCGGCGGGAATATCTTCGTGAGTCGGTCTTCTTCGCTCAGAAGGCGCGCTGACTTGGAGTGATGAAGATAGGTCTTGGAGCCCATATTGTGATACAAACCCAGTACTTCTATGCGGAAACATATGCCCGCCAGGAAAGCCAGCACCCATATCATTGCATTGATCAATCCTCCCGAAAACATGGGGATCGTAGGGGTTTGAAACCGGAGGTGGTGGTGGTATTATATTAGATGACAACACTGGTTTGTTGTAATGTGAAAGCCCAACTGCTGCAGCTGCCGCTTGGTTAACCGCATCTATAGCAGCTTGAGATTGCATTCCTCCACGAGTTTGAGCTGCAAGACCGTTCAAGATCATTCTGTTTGAAAGCGGAGGTAAACTGTGCCCCATTCCGCCCATTTTTGAGTAGCTGCTGCAATCGGTAAGCTCTTGGTTGGTAAGAGTTGCGTAGCTGGTTTCATTGGTGGGCATGTATTTGTCGGAAACTGATGATATGGATGGCAGAGGTTGTAGGGGTGTGAGAGTAGCGTAACTTGGCCCGTCGACGCTAGAAGGGACGCTGTCTATTGGGTTGCTGTTAGGGTTGGCATTGGTTGCATCGGATCTGAAGTAAGAATCTATTGATGTGTGGTCCGTGGTCTCAACGGGGATAAGATTCATTCCTTCATCCGGAGTACCTCTTTGGGATGATGGAGTAAAGATTGAGAAGTTCCTCGCGTGGAATTGATACAACTCTGATTGCTCAGTCTTCACTGAAAAATCTTCCGGCGCATCGTTAGTTTTCAATTGgacttcttcttttttctcgtgCTCGCTGACCGCGGAGGACTTCTGGAGCTCTGTGAGAGAGTTGTCGGTCTCTTGCATCACGAATTTTGAGCACCCGCTATCATCTTCTTCCTTTGCATTGTTCTTCGAGGCATCGGAACGATTGTCACGACGGAGAAGAGCGTCTCCGATAGGCGGAAGATAGTTAGGAGACTTGTTGCAATTTTCATCCAATTTTTCACCTTCCAAGCCCATTGATTTCGATGCGAAATTATGCAGgttgtttttctgcatttCTCCAGCGATAGGGGTATCTCTATCGTTGTAGTTGGGGTAACCGTCAAAGTTGGGGTGGTGGAAGTGATGGTGATAGTGCTCGTGTCTGTAATATTGCTCCGATGGATGGTGGTGATGATGCAGATGGTGGAAACCGTTCAGTTCTCCGGATGCAGCGGTTGCCATAGTGATGAAGTCCGTTGCTATTCCGGGATGTTGCTGGTTAAGAATTGATGCAGATTTTGCAGAGGGAGAAGTAGTCACAGACTGACCGAGCGAAACTGGCATAGACGTTATTCTAAACCAGCATTTAAGGATTTCTCAGCGGgaatctttgtaaaattttgacgaaaatttcaaattttttaaatctttttgtgAAATAACTGTAAAGCAGAAAATAAAAgttcaattttattaaagcTAAAGTCATTTTAACCAAATCAGTATTCGTTCCACAGTTCCATATATACATTAACCTAACTAGGTACTTAATTGTGATTTCTCAATGAGTTATTCAATGATGCTTCAGATACTCTGCTCATCATTAGAACttgaaattaaaactaacttgTTTTTCAACATCGTCAAAACTTAGACGCATAAAATGTACGCGCATATAATAAGTCAAAAATGTTACAAAGttgccaaatatttaaaaattggaatattatgtttaacttAAATGATACCATTTTTTGATTTATGATATATGGTTTAGAAATTGACAACGAACTCCGAAGAATTCAACGTCGCCATTTATTTACGATCATGCATGTCGCTGCGTATACTTATATGCTGGTTATGCACGTAccttttataaagtatatataaaattacttttatttagttatatagtcgaaaaaatattatcaaaaatattctttttttcgaaaatattttaatttctctCTTGCGCTATGCGAACTTGAATCTTAGAAACTGTAATTAGGCCTCCAAACTGactaaactgttttataattgaatatttttctttcCAAGGCTTGAACTTGTCTTAATTGTAgattgtttgaatttaaacaaattttcgaTCAGTCCTTTACGGTTGAGCTCCAAGCTCGAATGGAAGACTGGTGCCGTACTCGTATGGGAGTAAGCAATGGGCCATCTGCTGCGTTTTTCTGTTCGGCTTATATACGAGTGGTTCGCGTCGGCGCGCGGTTTGAGCAAAAACAATAGGACCGCTGTCGAAAACAAGGCGATTTCGCGGTGCTTTAATATAACGACATTATGCCCTTTTTAGAGTTGTATTTTAAAGCTACTACAGCGAGTTTTTGTCGCATTGTGGTAAACGTAACCTATGTATGAAAACATTTATcgcaaaatataataaagcaAAAGTAACTTTACTATTACACAAATTAATGATACAGACTTACCAATCGTAGGACTTTAGATTCATTTTcatctttttaaaattctgtaaaaaagggaaaaaataaaacactttgatttttttaaatgatacaATAAAAGTACATGGCGAAAGCGGTCCCATTTCCGTGGGTAAAGGTCCTATTAATCGTTTCAACATGTGCCCGAATAAATGAACATATGGCGTGGCATACGGACACGACGCTCGGCACAGACCCGGCTAATATACAATAGACAAGACTATTTCCTTTATTGCCCTGCTACATCTCGAACTAGAGAATAAGGGTTCAATTAAAAATCCCAATTtggaaaatgtatttttagtaaaacattttaaggAAATATGGTTTAATTCGAAGGGATAAGTTAGTTTAGGAAGTaatatagtatttttttaacttttctttcgaaaaataacttttagtGTCATTTACAGAAAATgctatttattcatattttaatatattttaactgattAATTTTCGCAGGTCCAATACACGTCCGTGCAGATGACCGCACTGAGACGTCATAATCACTCGTGTGCAGCCGTCACGCCTGACCTGACCCGATCACCACGATTTTGATTGATGTAAAAACGCTGACGGTTTTGAGAAAATGCAATGCTCTGTGATTCGACTACACCAGATGCTTAGTggtaattaaagttttttgtttgtggGAATTAAGCACATATTGGTCCTCACCaaacaatatagaatagaggtaacatatagtagggtggggaagatgggacacctatagcacacaatatccaagtatcctgatcgtgttttaaacaaataacaacggtctatgagagtcgtgagaagACATTTCTATAATTCATTAGATTTTCTtagtttgctaccaaatgttacgaaaaaataaattgattaagtgtcccacccttctatatgtccattcattttcttttataatcttacctggtagtaaataaagtgTAATTTTAGGAATATACAACAGTATTCTAAAGCCttataaaaagtgtttaattgTTAAGAACATGGTTGGGAGATATGGGATATAATTTTCTAACGGCATCCATATCTCAACAAGTAAGACTTAGACATATAGAAGTATAGTTCTTGGTGTATATGGTCTGGTTTTGTAGCGCTATAATATAAACTACGTTACTGAAATTAGATAAAGCTAGTGAGaaactaaatatttgttttcagtCGTTTTTTTGCTAGGGCAAATCACTTACATACCATTAATAAGTCGATAACACCGAAAACCTAGTTTAAAAATCAGAGTTTCTTTAGTAAAAATACCACATTTTAACCTGCTATAATTAATTTCTAAGCTAAAGAATTttaacctgcgtttttttggTCTTAGATTCGAATCGTTACGAGCATGATAACATGGTATTTATAATACGCTCTGAATAATAGGGCTTATTACTATCGACCAATGATTGAAATGAAAGTATATGCATATTCGGTGTCAACAGAACACGAATTGGAAGGAAAAATCGAGATGTTCCATGTCTATGGGCAATTATCGGTACTAAAATTCGAAGcaaaaatttttgatttttttcatattaatATTCTAATTTTGCAGAGCGTATAAAAAGGAAGTGTTGCATAATTTTATAGATTTATTGCCAGATTTTCattctttattaatattttatgtaaaaactcGAAGAATACGTAGAAATTCCATGTCATAACTATGCACgtgtttctttataaattaatcccgccggaaaatttaaaaataatcaataaaaGATTCTTGTTTCCTAACAATAGCGcttatgacgaaacaatggcGTATTAGCAATTTCTTTACAACGTAACACCTGGTCTGCTGAACTGATTTAACAGACATTGGACTTAGACTGCACCACACGGCGTTAATCTGCCGGTAATTGCGTAAAACCGGGGAAATGAGAATGTAAATAGcttgtttaatacaaaaacatcTTTGATTGACCTTATTCCGTCTTATTTTTGCGTTGTTTTGTTGGAATACACCTGCTAGAATAAACTGCAGCGTATTAGAGGTCTTAAAACAGGAAAAGCCGATTAAAAGCAAACCCGTACATTTCAGCAAACATGTGTACTGTTGTACAAATCCGAACATAATAAGTTCAATGCAGCATTGCGGAAAAGACAGGCATATTATAACGTAGCTTAATAGGCTACGACAAAATCATTACGTCCATCCGTTTAAAAGTCCCATGGATTTTGGTATACCTTTTTACTGCatttttaaggtttaaaaaacaaactttttaacatataaatagaaaatagtttcaaaaaaacattaggAAATGCtaacaaaacaatgaaaatttttcttaatttttatttagcttTGTTGTTTTGATCAAGCTAACGTATAGTTTGCGTATGGAGAATTCACCCACGCTATAAATAACTTTCCCAATTTATTTTAGTCCGAACACCCACAATTCGAGATCACGCGCGCGCTTCGTTTGTTGTccatctatgacgtcataagacGGCAATCTGTACACAACAGAAATAAAGCACGCATCGTAATTTCATCATGGTCACATCTGCTACACGGAGACGCGCTGTTTGACTTGGTAAGTGTCCTAAACGCGAGCCACACAGCGTAGCTCACAAAAGCTCCAAGCCTGGTCGGCGCGCTTTCCATTTTGGAGCAACCAGTATCCCATTGTTTGGCACTATGTCGTAATAATACGACTTGTTTCGGCATCTGGGACGCGGTTTCGTTTCGCAAACTCAATTCGGGATAAGAAAATAAGGTTCTcggtaattttatttcaacaataATAACAGTGTTGTGGTAGTGGTTTAACCTTACGGAAAACGACACTacggaaaaatagaaaacaggTGTCTATGAACAAATCTAATCAGAAATTCTCCATAAAGGAGAATTCGGTTTATTCAATTATATACTTGCGACGTTTAAATATACCCtagtttacattttattttgtaattttgtcaTGACTTAGGAAACCAATACGTTTAAAATGGTTTTAGTGCTTAACCATACAAAAAGCAATGCTAATACGTTTTAAAGCGTCTGTTAGACGACGAACGAATTATCTTTTGTGTGTAGCACCATACAACCGCTATGATaacaaaaagagaaaaacaaatacaacaataAAGCAATATTTGATGTCTTGGAcgtatagtatggtggggggagaccggacacctttggcacatattatcaaaatatcctgatcgtgttttaaacagttaacaacggtctatggaagtcatgagaataaggtttatatttctttaaatggtctttatttactaccaaattggacgagaaaatagaataaaaaggtatcccattctttctccaccctaggaataccatatatttttattatatcaatgAATGctacgtagtaactcgtataATTAGTCATAAGATttacgaaacagaacatccgtgttataacgactatcgttaccccgccactcaagaataaaacaacttacgttcattcattcattcattcatatacgAAACTTAAACCATATGTGTATTGTTGGTTCAAAATCCCTAATTTTAGGATTACAAGTTTAGTATTGTACAAACAGTAGGGCTAATTGCTGAAACGGAAACAGATCAACTAAGCTTGTTTATGGCCGACCGAATTAGCTTTTGTTCAATTTTCCGCGTCATTGGCATTCAGTACGGCGCAGTCTTAAAAATACACTGGTTCTTTAGCACCGTCTAGCGGATGGGTATTTTTGGACAATTTATATCGTAGGTACTAAGGCGCTATATGTTTCAATTTCGCAAGTATAACATacacaagaataaaatatgaaaattgtGACAAAATATGGCACGACAGTGCGCATCGGACGTGTTATATCGTTTCAGACGTGTCAGGTTAAAGTCACAATGCTATAAgtcgacagtgagcacgaggaATATGAATGTATACAACACCCGTATTGAAATTCGacattgagcatgaggtttattcATAAACAATCTTCCACGCTAAAACGGTAGCAGAAAAAGGTTACATACCTTACTTacactttaaaacataatatattatgcaTTTTAACCCATTAGGCATGAAGTTACTTTACTGTACTTAGTAAATAGGAATTTCAGACTTTAGCACAacctgtaaaaaatgaaatcttTTTACTGTACTTATAAAATTGTCGATTTATTTAACCAACGATTAAAACTTACTATATACGCGAAAGATACACACGATATCAAATTTTAGATCGCCGTGACGTATCGCATGCGTCATCATAAGAGTATTCTAAGCGTAAAACAAACGCCCTGAAACAATACATTACTTATTAACAGTTTAGTTAATGTTTCGCGTTTCACAAGCTTCACACGCACATCTGCAAAAGGCTGGTACATTCTAGCAGCGTTACGACATATAGACAAGGTGTAGTTTTGAAActaattcaattttaatttgaagaTAACTTTACCAAAGAAAATTTTCCAGTaagtattttagaaaataagttaaagaatgcatgtattttttatgatactttttaaagtttaaaagcaAATAGATTCGTAAAATTATGAAGcaaataaaagtatattataCATCTGAAAACTATATGTTCTTAAAATCTGTAACATAATCatagtttaagttttttgtttaaataccgTCTTAtcaaagtaaatttttttctgaattcTTGCGGTAACTAAACAAGCAGAGGACACTTAAGTACATAGGACCGGTGATAATAGATCCGTAGTCATATTATAAAGGGaaagttaagtttatttttaactaaatttcgAATACAACTTTTGTACCGCATATGGTTCTGTTATTTTAAgacaatataaacaacatatagtacgatgggggaagatgggacacctttttattctattttctcgtacattttcgTAGTAAAGAACATCCAaggatttataaaaccttgtcctcgcgactttcatagaccgttgttaattgtttaaaacacgatcaggatatttgaacattttgtgcaaaaggcgtcccatctttccccaccccactatatgttaaATTGAAGGAACATGgtcaatattttcaatttccgtcaatattttttaactcggcaataaaaaacatatacagaaatatataaccgtgtCCGACTCCTAaaaactgtgaaaaaaaaCCCGTAAAAATAGGtagtattttgtaaaaaataacacgAATAAAAATAGGACATTATgtactaacggtatccatcttaccccacagtactatatagttaggcttacattcaaaataaatgataattttaaattgtttttcacAACTAAACATAGACTTGTTTAGTTGTGTCTTTGCCTAACTAACTGGAAACTGCCATACGGCGAGCGAGAAAACTGTAAACAGATTCCAGGTGATTTCACCCCGACATATACATTAGCGTATAGGTTCTAAACATAGACTTGTTTAGTTGTGTCTTTGCCTAACTAACTGGAAACTGCCATACGGCGAGCGAGAAAACTGTAAACAGATTTCAGGTGATTTCACCCCGACATATACATTAGCATATAGGTTCATGATGTACTGGAATATGTGTAGCcaatatttcacatttttaatCAATACAAATTGTCAGGATTAAAGAGAGAATCAGGTTACGtgaaaatgaaatattctttgGACGAAGTTTGCCCAGTATGCGGTGATAAGGTACGTAGTAATGAAGTGATTTCACTTATTCACTATATCGTGGTGTGGGGGAAGGTAggacatattttttttctattttctcgtcacatttgctagtaaaaagaacatattcaaagaattataaaaactatgtCCTCGCGACTcgcatagaccgtttttaattgtttaaaacacgatccggctAACGTATTAAGTgctaacaatttacaacggtccaTGCGAGTCGtaagcatacggttttatatttcgttagatttaaaaaatgttccatctttccccaccctactatatacattcgttgaatttattttgctGGGGCTGTAGAAGACAGATAAACCAGAAACCACTTTGGGTGTTGCGGTAATGAGAATAATCTGGTCCGAATCCTATAAGTCCTCTatcaggacctcacccatatagaacagaataaaatattgtattaaagTTGAGATTAGTAAAACTGAAACGTATTTGCCGTATCATACGATTTTGCAAAAATAGACCCNNNNNNNNNNNNNNNNNNNNNNNNNNNNNNNNNNNNNNNNNNNNNNNNNNGGGAagatggacacctttttattctattttctcgtacattttcgTAGTAAAGAACATCCAaggatttataaaaccttgtcctcgcgactttcatagaccgttgttaattgtttaaaacacgatcaggatatttgaacataATGTgcaaaaggcgtcccatctttccccaccccactatatgttaaATTGAAGGAACATGgtcaatattttcaatttccgtcaatattttttaactcggcaataaaaaacatatacagaaatatataaccgtgtCCGACtcctaaaaactgtaaaaaaaaacgtaaaaataggtagtattttgtaaaaaataacacgAATAAAAATAGGACATTATgtactaacggtatccatcttaccccacagtactatatagttaggcttacattcaaaataaatgataattttaaattgtttttcacAACTAAACATAGACTTGTTTAGTTGTGTCTTTGCCTAACTAACTGGAAACTGCCATACGGCGAGCGAGAAAACTGTAAACAGATTTCAGGTGATTTCACCCCGACATATACATTAGCATATAGGTTCATGATGTACTGGAATATGTGTAGCcaatatttcacatttttaatCAATACAAATTGTCAGGATTAAAGAGAGAATCAGGTTACGtgaaaatgaaatattctttgGACGAAGTTTGCCCAGTATGCGGTGATAAGGTACGTAGTAATGAAGTGATTTCACTTATTCACTAT contains:
- the hnf6 gene encoding transcription factor protein isoform X2 — encoded protein: MPVSLGQSVTTSPSAKSASILNQQHPGIATDFITMATAASGELNGFHHLHHHHHPSEQYYRHEHYHHHFHHPNFDGYPNYNDRDTPIAGEMQKNNLHNFASKSMGLEGEKLDENCNKSPNYLPPIGDALLRRDNRSDASKNNAKEEDDSGCSKFVMQETDNSLTELQKSSAVSEHEKKEEVQLKTNDAPEDFSVKTEQSELYQFHARNFSIFTPSSQRGTPDEGMNLIPVETTDHTSIDSYFRSDATNANPNSNPIDSVPSSVDGPSYATLTPLQPLPSISSVSDKYMPTNETSYATLTNQELTDCSSYSKMGGMGHSLPPLSNRMILNGLAAQTRGGMQSQAAIDAVNQAAAAAVGLSHYNKPVLSSNIIPPPPPVSNPYDPHVFGRIDQCNDMGAGFPGGHMFPHRSTGFVSQYGLQDLSSSLQVSAPSERRRPTHEDIPADNGKRHSGSDRLGGSGLQPHSSNSASSSRTQQIEEVNTKEVASKITQELKRYSIPQAIFAQRVLCRSQGTLSDLLRNPKPWSKLKSGRETFRRMWKWLQEPEFQRMSSLRLAACKRKEDEKSYENSVNSPKKPRLVFTDLQRRTLHAIFKESKRPSKEMQIQISQQLGLEVTTVSNFFMNARRRSLDKWQDDESGYNSKENSRSNNPSSDHHLSASPNHQQQQQQQQQQQQQQQQQAYQQHTQDSRLSYAPGESLLSPLCGSPSGHLHFPPPHHLHHHNLHQQQQNTMLSASHLTSSGLVHPYQSQHQLLGSDVTGLVNPR
- the hnf6 gene encoding transcription factor protein (The RefSeq protein has 3 substitutions compared to this genomic sequence); translated protein: MPVSLGQSVTTSPSAKSASILNQQHPGIATDFITMATAASGELNGFHHLHHHHHPSEQYYRHEHYHHHFHHPNFDGYPNYNDRDTPIAGDMQKNNLHNFASKSMSLEGEKLDENCNKSPNYLPPIGDALLRRDNRSDASKNNAKEEDESGCSKFVMQETDNSLTELQKSSAVSEHEKKEEVQLKTNDAPEDFSVKTEQSELYQFHARNFSIFTPSSQRGTPDEGMNLIPVETTDHTSIDSYFRSDATNANPNSNPIDSVPSSVDGPSYATLTPLQPLPSISSVSDKYMPTNETSYATLTNQELTDCSSYSKMGGMGHSLPPLSNRMILNGLAAQTRGGMQSQAAIDAVNQAAAAAVGLSHYNKPVLSSNIIPPPPPVSNPYDPHVFGRIDQCNDMGAGFPGGHMFPHRSTGFVSQYGLQDLSSSLQVSAPSERRRPTHEDIPADNGKRHSGSDRLGGSGLQPHSSNSASSSRTQQIEEVNTKEVASKITQELKRYSIPQAIFAQRVLCRSQGTLSDLLRNPKPWSKLKSGRETFRRMWKWLQEPEFQRMSSLRLAACKRKEDEKSYENSVNSPKKPRLVFTDLQRRTLHAIFKESKRPSKEMQIQISQQLGLEVTTVSNFFMNARRRSLDKWQDDESGYNSKENSRSNNPSSDHHLSASPNHQQQQQQQQQQQQQQQQQAYQQHTQDSRLSYAPGESLLSPLCGSPSGHLHFPPPHHLHHHNLHQQQQNTMLSASHLTSSGLVHPYQSQHQLLGSDVTGLVNPR
- the hnf6 gene encoding transcription factor protein isoform X1, which codes for MPVSLGQSVTTSPSAKSASILNQQHPGIATDFITMATAASGELNGFHHLHHHHHPSEQYYRHEHYHHHFHHPNFDGYPNYNDRDTPIAGEMQKNNLHNFASKSMGLEGEKLDENCNKSPNYLPPIGDALLRRDNRSDASKNNAKEEDDSGCSKFVMQETDNSLTELQKSSAVSEHEKKEEVQLKTNDAPEDFSVKTEQSELYQFHARNFSIFTPSSQRGTPDEGMNLIPVETTDHTSIDSYFRSDATNANPNSNPIDSVPSSVDGPSYATLTPLQPLPSISSVSDKYMPTNETSYATLTNQELTDCSSYSKMGGMGHSLPPLSNRMILNGLAAQTRGGMQSQAAIDAVNQAAAAAVGLSHYNKPVLSSNIIPPPPPVSNPYDPHVFGRIDQCNDMGAGFPGGHMFPHRSTGFVSQYGLQDLSSSLQVSAPSERRRPTHEDIPADNGKRHSGSDRLGGSGLQPHSSNSASSSRTQQIEEVNTKEVASKITQELKRYSIPQAIFAQRVLCRSQGTLSDLLRNPKPWSKLKSGRETFRRMWKWLQEPEFQRMSSLRLAGREEASGKIACKRKEDEKSYENSVNSPKKPRLVFTDLQRRTLHAIFKESKRPSKEMQIQISQQLGLEVTTVSNFFMNARRRSLDKWQDDESGYNSKENSRSNNPSSDHHLSASPNHQQQQQQQQQQQQQQQQQAYQQHTQDSRLSYAPGESLLSPLCGSPSGHLHFPPPHHLHHHNLHQQQQNTMLSASHLTSSGLVHPYQSQHQLLGSDVTGLVNPR